The window TGGACAGATGAACCGCTATTTATTGCGGCAGGTGCTGCACCGGAAGAAATTGTGGCAGGTCCCCGGGTGGGTATTGGAAACTCCGGGGAAGCAGTTCATTATCCATGGCGTTTTTATGAAAAAGATAATCCTTATGTCTCAAAGTACCGGCCTTAAGTTTAAATGTAGCCCATAGAGGTATAGAACAAGAGTACAAACAAAAAAGGAGTGTATTTAAATTGGCTAAAATAGCAACTTTAATCACGAATCTATTTGAAGACTCAGAGTACACGGAGCCAGCAAAAGCATTCAAGGATGCTGGACATGAAGTAGTAACAATTGAAAAATCAGCAGGTACAGAAGTGACCGGAAAGCAAGGTAATGCAAAAGTTAAGACGGATTTCGGCATCGACGATGTAAAACCGGAAGACTTTGACGCATTATTTATCCCTGGAGGATTTTCCCCGGATCAGTTACGTGCAGACGACCGCTTTGTTAAATTTGCGAAGACGTTCATGGATGATAAAAAACCGGTATTTGCAATCTGTCATGGGCCTCAGCTTTTAATCACAGCCAAAACTCTTGAAGGAAGAGATGCAACGGGTTATAAATCGATAAAAGTCGACATGGAAAATGCAGGTGCGAAATATGTGGACAAAGAAGTTGTCGTGTGCCAAAATCAGCTCGTGACGAGCCGCACACCTGATGACATACCAGCGTTTAATCGTGAATCATTAAAGCTTCTTGAAAAGTAAATAGTATTATCATAATAGCAAAAATTACAAAAAGGCCGGATAGCGGCCTTTTTTGTATTATTAGGAGACTATAAAATAGCAAACT of the Sporosarcina sp. FSL K6-1508 genome contains:
- a CDS encoding type 1 glutamine amidotransferase domain-containing protein, which gives rise to MAKIATLITNLFEDSEYTEPAKAFKDAGHEVVTIEKSAGTEVTGKQGNAKVKTDFGIDDVKPEDFDALFIPGGFSPDQLRADDRFVKFAKTFMDDKKPVFAICHGPQLLITAKTLEGRDATGYKSIKVDMENAGAKYVDKEVVVCQNQLVTSRTPDDIPAFNRESLKLLEK